A genome region from Deinococcus humi includes the following:
- a CDS encoding FadR/GntR family transcriptional regulator, producing MGEHIARHIQGLLVSGQISPGDYLPSQRELAARYGTSVAAVREAISILSAAGVLDARPGRGTVVLPVSEQAPSINLWMGVVHNEAEALAFLDTRRLLEHYTIAHAVTNASAEQRAGLLRLLEKLRQTRAEPEAFVQADLQLHHAIAQAAGNPVVLRLLEALRIPLANVMRAAIGELMSQGHFDSVYAVHEEIVRSILNGDVPQATDAFDRMLAQTIEDGALGRALGRPEDAEPALGPEFSEDLHWNLTRLIGPMADVLIPETAAELGLDVGSMTRRHLSRYLPHLSHHLPAAKRDEWRALSELLLRRYAPD from the coding sequence TTGGGCGAGCACATCGCGCGCCACATCCAGGGCCTGTTGGTCAGCGGTCAGATTTCTCCGGGCGACTATCTGCCCAGCCAGCGTGAACTGGCCGCCCGTTACGGCACCAGCGTGGCGGCAGTACGTGAGGCCATCAGCATCCTGTCGGCCGCTGGCGTCCTCGACGCCCGGCCCGGACGCGGCACGGTAGTGCTGCCGGTCTCGGAACAAGCTCCCAGCATCAACCTGTGGATGGGCGTGGTTCACAACGAGGCCGAAGCCTTAGCTTTCCTCGACACCCGGCGTCTCCTTGAGCATTACACCATCGCCCACGCGGTCACGAATGCCAGTGCTGAGCAGCGCGCCGGGTTGCTACGGTTGCTCGAAAAGCTGCGTCAGACCCGGGCCGAACCGGAGGCCTTCGTGCAGGCTGATCTGCAGCTCCACCACGCCATTGCGCAGGCGGCGGGCAATCCGGTGGTGCTGCGGCTGCTCGAAGCCCTCCGGATCCCACTGGCGAATGTCATGCGCGCAGCCATCGGTGAGTTGATGAGCCAGGGGCACTTCGACTCGGTCTACGCCGTTCACGAGGAGATCGTGCGAAGCATTCTGAACGGCGACGTGCCCCAGGCCACCGACGCCTTTGACCGGATGCTTGCACAGACCATCGAAGACGGCGCGCTGGGCCGTGCATTAGGCCGTCCGGAAGACGCCGAGCCCGCCCTGGGGCCTGAATTCTCAGAAGATCTGCACTGGAACCTGACCCGCCTGATTGGTCCGATGGCTGACGTTTTGATCCCCGAAACCGCCGCTGAGCTCGGTCTGGACGTTGGGAGCATGACACGGAGGCATCTGAGCCGTTACCTGCCTCATCTGTCCCACCACCTGCCAGCCGCCAAACGTGATGAATGGCGCGCCCTGAGTGAGCTGTTGCTGCGCCGTTACGCGCCGGACTAA